One Methanocaldococcus infernus ME DNA segment encodes these proteins:
- a CDS encoding 50S ribosomal protein L3 yields MKYHTPRRGSLGFSPRKRAKRPVPRIRSWPDEDKVRLQAFPVYKAGMTHGLIKEDNQKSPRAGQEVFTPMTVLEAPPINVFGIRVYGRNERNYLTTLTEIWADNLDKELSRKIKLPKKEERKGVEYLDEIKDKIEDVRVLVHTNPKLTCLPKKKPEILEIRIGGKDLEERLNYAKEILGKQLNITDVFQEGELVDTIGVTKGKGFQGVVKRWGVKIQPRKHRRQGVGRHVGSIGPWQPKMIMWTVPRPGQMGYHQRTEYNKRILKIGNNGEEITPEGGFPHYGVIKNNYVILKGSVQGPQKRLIVLRSAIRPEEPLIKVPEITYISTTPKTKK; encoded by the coding sequence ATGAAGTATCATACACCAAGAAGAGGTTCCTTAGGATTTAGTCCAAGAAAAAGAGCTAAGAGACCTGTACCAAGAATAAGAAGCTGGCCTGATGAAGATAAAGTTAGGTTGCAAGCTTTCCCAGTATATAAAGCAGGAATGACACATGGCTTAATTAAGGAAGACAATCAAAAAAGCCCAAGAGCTGGACAAGAGGTTTTTACACCAATGACTGTCTTGGAGGCTCCACCTATTAATGTATTTGGAATAAGGGTTTATGGAAGAAATGAGAGGAATTACTTAACAACCTTAACTGAGATCTGGGCAGATAACTTAGATAAGGAGTTAAGCAGAAAAATAAAATTACCTAAGAAAGAAGAAAGGAAAGGAGTAGAATATTTAGATGAGATAAAGGATAAAATAGAAGATGTTAGAGTTCTTGTTCATACAAATCCAAAATTAACCTGCTTACCAAAGAAGAAGCCTGAAATATTGGAGATAAGAATAGGAGGAAAGGATTTAGAGGAAAGATTAAACTATGCTAAGGAAATCTTAGGGAAGCAGTTAAATATAACTGATGTCTTCCAAGAGGGAGAATTAGTAGATACTATTGGAGTTACCAAGGGTAAGGGGTTCCAGGGAGTAGTTAAGAGATGGGGAGTTAAGATACAGCCAAGGAAGCATAGAAGACAGGGAGTAGGAAGACATGTTGGTTCTATAGGCCCCTGGCAGCCTAAGATGATCATGTGGACCGTCCCAAGACCAGGACAGATGGGCTACCATCAGAGAACTGAGTACAATAAGAGAATATTAAAGATAGGAAATAATGGAGAGGAGATAACTCCAGAAGGTGGATTCCCACACTATGGAGTTATTAAAAATAACTATGTTATCTTAAAGGGGTCAGTTCAAGGGCCTCAGAAGAGGTTAATAGTTTTAAGAAGTGCTATAAGGCCAGAAGAGCCATTAATTAAGGTTCCTGAGATAACATACATAAGTACAACACCTAAAACAAAGAAATAA
- a CDS encoding acylphosphatase, with amino-acid sequence MTYELKIYGKVQHVGFRDRIENIGRGLGISGIVYNHKDGTVRILANFDDEEIKELFKRSIKALEKRDKLIKIEKIEERELNTPEGINRISSDDLIELNKKLDEGVKYIKLIFGEMEKMNEKLNKIIELLDKRL; translated from the coding sequence ATGACTTATGAGCTTAAAATATATGGTAAGGTTCAGCATGTTGGTTTTAGAGATAGAATTGAGAATATTGGAAGAGGTTTAGGAATTAGTGGGATAGTGTATAATCATAAAGATGGAACTGTTAGAATATTGGCTAACTTTGATGATGAGGAGATTAAAGAGTTATTTAAGAGAAGTATCAAAGCCTTAGAGAAGAGGGATAAGTTAATTAAAATTGAGAAAATAGAGGAAAGAGAGTTAAATACTCCTGAAGGAATAAATAGAATATCCTCTGATGATCTAATTGAGCTAAATAAAAAATTAGATGAAGGAGTTAAATATATAAAACTAATTTTTGGAGAAATGGAAAAGATGAATGAGAAGTTAAATAAAATTATTGAACTCTTGGATAAGAGACTTTAG
- the rpl4p gene encoding 50S ribosomal protein L4, whose translation MAKVYNLEGEVVKEIELPDVFYTEYRPDIIRRAFLSAFTARLQPKGTDVLAGLRTSAKNIGKGHGMARVDRVPQGWAVRVPQAVGGRRAHPPKVEKILWERVNRKERLLAIKSAIAATANLELVKERGHIFEGEVPLIIEDGFENLQKTKEVFEVFKRLGLDKDVERAKKGKKVRAGKGKMRGRRYKKKKSVLVVVKDKCPAVLASRNLPGVDVITVKDLGILHLAPGGVAGRLTLWTEGALEKLKERF comes from the coding sequence ATGGCTAAGGTTTATAACTTAGAGGGAGAGGTTGTTAAAGAGATAGAGTTGCCAGATGTTTTTTACACTGAATATAGGCCAGACATTATAAGGAGAGCTTTCCTCTCAGCATTTACTGCAAGGTTACAGCCAAAGGGAACAGATGTATTAGCTGGTTTAAGAACATCAGCTAAGAATATTGGTAAAGGACATGGGATGGCAAGAGTTGATAGAGTTCCACAGGGTTGGGCTGTTAGAGTTCCTCAGGCTGTTGGTGGTAGAAGGGCCCACCCTCCAAAGGTTGAAAAAATTTTATGGGAGAGAGTTAATAGAAAAGAGAGACTGTTGGCTATAAAGTCAGCAATTGCTGCTACTGCAAATCTTGAGTTGGTTAAAGAGAGAGGACACATCTTTGAAGGAGAGGTTCCTTTAATTATTGAAGATGGCTTTGAGAATTTACAGAAAACTAAGGAAGTCTTTGAAGTCTTTAAGAGGTTAGGCTTAGACAAGGATGTAGAGAGAGCTAAGAAAGGAAAGAAGGTTAGAGCTGGAAAAGGAAAAATGAGAGGAAGAAGATACAAGAAAAAGAAAAGTGTCTTAGTGGTTGTTAAAGATAAATGCCCTGCTGTCCTTGCCTCAAGGAATCTTCCAGGGGTTGATGTAATAACTGTTAAAGACTTAGGAATTTTACACTTAGCTCCTGGAGGAGTTGCTGGAAGATTAACCTTATGGACAGAGGGAGCATTAGAAAAATTGAAAGAGAGATTTTAG
- a CDS encoding 50S ribosomal protein L23 yields MDPFDVIIAPVVSEKAIRLIEEENKIVFYVHKKATKQDIKRAMKELFDVEVEKVNTLITPRGEKKAYVKLKEGYDASKIAASLGIY; encoded by the coding sequence ATGGATCCATTTGATGTTATTATAGCTCCTGTGGTTAGTGAGAAAGCTATTAGGTTAATAGAAGAGGAGAATAAGATAGTTTTCTATGTCCATAAAAAAGCTACAAAGCAGGATATTAAGAGGGCTATGAAGGAGTTGTTTGATGTAGAGGTTGAGAAGGTTAATACTCTAATTACTCCAAGAGGAGAGAAAAAAGCTTATGTCAAGTTAAAAGAAGGCTATGATGCAAGTAAGATAGCAGCAAGCTTAGGAATCTACTAA
- a CDS encoding geranylgeranyl reductase family protein, which yields MDVVIIGGGVAGCITGENIDGEVLIVEEHPVIGVPLQCAGIISVNASKELGFPKGLVNDIRGAYIYSKSNVIKIGDDRVRAHVYERKIMDKDIAKRAAKKCNFLLKSFADISDNKVVINRLGEIIEVKPKVIVNAEGVRGYIGKKLGLIKRREILSAVQLEMVNVDIDDDFVHIFLDKRYSESFFTWIIPMGKDRVRVGLLDKRDAYKKLMKFINENEIANELLKKATPVEFSSGALPIGYLERTVKDNILMVGDSACQVKPLSGGGLYYSAICGKIAGDVITKYLNGEINNLDIYDKLWKEKIGEEIKRSLLLRRLFLKLSNETLDKIIYKLSKREDLIDYINKYGDMDRQGELGLKILKLLDLNLGFNIIKDFLRF from the coding sequence ATGGATGTTGTTATCATTGGTGGAGGAGTTGCTGGATGTATAACTGGGGAAAACATTGATGGAGAGGTTTTAATTGTTGAGGAGCATCCTGTTATAGGGGTTCCCTTACAATGTGCTGGGATCATTAGTGTCAATGCTTCTAAGGAGTTGGGGTTTCCCAAGGGGTTGGTTAATGACATTAGAGGGGCATACATATACTCTAAGAGCAATGTCATTAAAATAGGTGATGATAGGGTTAGAGCCCATGTCTATGAAAGGAAAATTATGGATAAAGATATTGCCAAAAGAGCAGCTAAGAAGTGTAACTTTCTATTAAAAAGTTTTGCTGACATCTCTGATAATAAAGTAGTTATCAACAGATTAGGAGAGATTATAGAGGTTAAACCTAAGGTTATTGTCAATGCTGAGGGTGTTAGGGGCTATATAGGGAAAAAATTAGGATTAATAAAGAGAAGGGAGATATTATCAGCAGTTCAGTTGGAAATGGTTAATGTAGATATAGATGATGACTTTGTTCACATCTTCTTAGATAAGAGATACTCAGAGAGCTTCTTCACCTGGATTATTCCAATGGGAAAGGATAGAGTTAGAGTTGGTCTATTGGATAAGAGAGATGCTTATAAAAAGCTGATGAAGTTTATAAATGAGAATGAGATAGCTAACGAGCTATTAAAAAAAGCCACTCCTGTAGAGTTCTCCTCTGGAGCCTTGCCAATTGGCTACTTAGAGAGAACAGTTAAAGACAATATCTTAATGGTTGGAGATTCTGCCTGTCAAGTAAAACCCTTAAGTGGTGGAGGTCTTTACTACTCAGCCATCTGTGGAAAGATTGCTGGGGATGTTATAACTAAATATTTAAATGGAGAGATTAATAACTTAGATATTTATGACAAGCTATGGAAGGAGAAGATTGGAGAGGAAATAAAAAGATCTCTCTTACTTAGAAGGCTATTTTTAAAGTTGAGTAATGAAACCCTTGATAAGATAATTTACAAGCTCTCAAAAAGAGAAGATTTAATTGATTACATAAATAAATATGGAGATATGGATAGACAGGGAGAGTTAGGATTAAAGATTTTAAAGCTTCTTGACCTCAACTTAGGCTTCAACATAATAAAGGACTTTTTAAGGTTTTAG
- the cofD gene encoding 2-phospho-L-lactate transferase: MLILSGGTGTPKLLQGLKELLDNFTVLVNTGEDLWLNNLYVSPDVDTVLYTLSDLINEETWYGVRGDTFHTHEQLKKLGVDEFLRIGDKDRALKIQKTLLLNRGYKLSEAIEIQRKALGVKYKVLPMTDDRVETKILANIDGRKELLKFHDFWIKRKGEVEVLDVIYENSLYAKPPEEFYKLSFDKVIIGPSNPITSIFPILSIEDIKKELMKKKVLAVSPFIGSSPISGPAGKLMKAKGYESSAVGVYQCYKDFLDILVIDEKDKELAREIGCEVYTTNILMKSLEDKIRLAKEILELL; this comes from the coding sequence ATGCTAATTCTCTCTGGTGGAACAGGGACACCTAAATTACTACAGGGGTTAAAAGAGCTCTTAGATAACTTTACAGTCTTAGTTAATACTGGAGAAGACCTCTGGCTAAACAACCTCTATGTTTCTCCTGATGTTGACACTGTTTTATATACTCTCTCAGATTTAATCAATGAGGAAACTTGGTATGGGGTTAGAGGAGATACTTTTCACACCCACGAGCAGTTAAAAAAGCTTGGAGTTGATGAATTTTTAAGAATTGGTGATAAAGATAGAGCTTTAAAGATACAGAAGACTTTACTTTTAAATAGAGGATATAAACTCTCAGAGGCTATAGAAATTCAGAGGAAAGCTTTAGGAGTTAAATATAAAGTTCTACCTATGACTGATGATAGGGTTGAAACTAAAATCTTAGCCAACATAGATGGAAGAAAAGAGTTACTAAAGTTCCATGACTTTTGGATCAAGAGAAAAGGGGAAGTGGAGGTTTTAGATGTTATCTATGAAAATTCTTTATATGCTAAGCCTCCAGAGGAGTTTTATAAGCTCTCCTTTGACAAGGTTATTATTGGCCCTTCAAACCCTATAACCTCTATCTTTCCAATTTTAAGTATAGAGGATATTAAAAAAGAGCTTATGAAAAAGAAAGTCTTGGCTGTCTCTCCATTTATTGGCTCTTCTCCAATCTCTGGCCCTGCTGGAAAGTTGATGAAGGCTAAGGGTTATGAAAGCTCAGCTGTTGGAGTTTATCAATGCTATAAAGACTTTTTAGACATCTTAGTTATAGATGAAAAAGATAAAGAGTTGGCAAGAGAGATAGGGTGTGAAGTCTATACAACCAACATTTTAATGAAAAGCTTAGAGGATAAAATAAGATTAGCTAAAGAAATATTAGAGTTACTCTAA
- the leuS gene encoding leucine--tRNA ligase: MDFKKIEEKWQKRWEESKIFFSDPDNREKFFITAAFPYLNGVLHAGHLRTFTIPEVVARYQRMRGKNVLWTFGYHVTGTPILGLAEQIKERKEEVIWAYTNLHKIPEEILLKLTTPENIVEYFSKKAEEAFKKMGFSLDWRRKFTTNDEAFKKFIIWQFHKLKEKGYIVKGSHPVKYCPKCDNPVEDHDLLHGEGATLVEYILIKFRTEDNEVMPMATLRPETVFGVTNIWINPEKTYVRAKVNGETWILSKEAAEKLKYQGREVEILEEFKGEKLINKKVLNPVTNKEVPIFPAKFVKTNVGTGCVMSVPAHAPYDYIALKDLGLLDKIEIIPLIEVKGYGKFPAKEIVEKMNIKSQEERDKLEEATKKVYKDEFHKGVLNENCQEYRGIPVREAKDKIIEDLINKGLAEVMYEFSEERVVCRCGSPCIIKVVKDQWFIKYSDKKWKELAHKCVDRMNFIPENLRRVFHEMIDWMKDKACVRRRGLGTEFPFEEGWIIESLSDSTIYPAYYTIAKYVNEYNIKPEQLTIKLFDYIFLGKGELEEVSEDSGLDKELIKKMREEFLYYYPVDWRCSAKDLIPNHLTFYIFNHVAIFPEELWPRGIVVNGYVTIEGKKLSKSKGPLLPVLEVAETFGADVGRFYITTCAELPQDADIKFSELEKTKRVLERLYNFTKEVINMKDSEEREIDRWLLSKLNRALKDYHKLMEEFELRKAGILLSHYLLDEYIHWYRRRGGNNKELLLNYCETLVKMFAPFTPHLAEELWELLGKKNFISLERIPEAKEELIDDEIEFIEDYLKKLIEDIREIIKITKTEPRRIYIYTAEPWKCQILKIINENKDKDAKEIIKMIMKDPEFRKFGKEVPKLVNHLIKLRALDIDEEEVLKKNKEFLEKEFNAEIIINGEDKANKKRVAIPFKPAIYLE; the protein is encoded by the coding sequence ATGGATTTTAAAAAGATAGAGGAGAAGTGGCAAAAGAGATGGGAAGAGAGTAAGATATTTTTTTCTGATCCTGACAATAGGGAGAAGTTCTTTATAACTGCTGCCTTTCCCTACTTAAATGGGGTTCTACATGCAGGGCATTTAAGAACTTTCACAATCCCTGAGGTTGTGGCAAGATATCAAAGAATGAGAGGAAAAAATGTTCTCTGGACCTTTGGCTATCATGTCACTGGAACCCCTATTTTAGGATTGGCTGAGCAAATTAAGGAAAGGAAGGAAGAGGTTATTTGGGCATATACAAACCTTCATAAGATCCCTGAAGAAATTTTATTAAAGCTAACAACCCCTGAGAATATTGTTGAATACTTCTCTAAGAAGGCTGAAGAAGCCTTTAAAAAAATGGGATTTAGCTTAGATTGGAGAAGGAAATTTACAACAAATGATGAGGCTTTTAAAAAATTTATTATTTGGCAATTTCATAAGCTGAAAGAGAAGGGCTATATAGTTAAAGGCTCTCACCCTGTTAAGTACTGTCCAAAGTGTGATAACCCTGTTGAGGATCATGACTTACTTCATGGAGAAGGGGCTACATTAGTTGAATATATATTAATTAAATTTAGAACTGAAGATAATGAAGTTATGCCAATGGCCACTCTAAGGCCAGAAACAGTCTTTGGAGTTACAAACATCTGGATTAACCCAGAAAAAACTTATGTAAGAGCTAAGGTTAATGGAGAAACTTGGATCCTCTCTAAGGAAGCTGCTGAAAAGTTAAAGTATCAGGGTAGAGAAGTTGAAATCTTAGAGGAATTTAAAGGAGAGAAGTTAATTAATAAAAAAGTTCTAAATCCAGTAACAAATAAGGAAGTTCCTATATTCCCAGCTAAGTTTGTTAAAACCAATGTTGGAACTGGCTGTGTCATGTCAGTTCCAGCACATGCTCCTTATGACTACATAGCCTTAAAAGATTTAGGCTTATTGGATAAGATAGAGATAATTCCACTAATAGAGGTTAAAGGTTATGGGAAATTCCCAGCTAAGGAAATTGTAGAAAAAATGAATATAAAGAGCCAAGAGGAGAGAGACAAGTTAGAGGAGGCTACTAAAAAAGTTTATAAAGATGAGTTCCACAAGGGAGTTTTAAATGAGAACTGTCAAGAGTATAGAGGAATTCCAGTTAGGGAGGCTAAGGATAAGATAATAGAGGATTTAATTAACAAGGGATTGGCTGAAGTTATGTATGAGTTCAGTGAGGAAAGAGTGGTTTGTAGATGTGGATCTCCATGTATTATTAAGGTTGTAAAGGATCAGTGGTTTATAAAATACTCTGACAAGAAATGGAAGGAGTTGGCACACAAGTGTGTAGATAGAATGAACTTTATCCCAGAGAATTTAAGAAGAGTTTTCCATGAAATGATTGATTGGATGAAGGATAAAGCCTGTGTAAGAAGAAGAGGTTTAGGAACAGAGTTTCCATTTGAGGAAGGTTGGATCATAGAGTCTTTATCAGACTCAACCATCTACCCAGCTTATTACACTATAGCTAAGTATGTAAATGAATATAATATAAAGCCAGAACAATTAACTATAAAGCTCTTTGACTACATCTTCTTAGGAAAGGGAGAGTTAGAAGAAGTTAGTGAAGATAGTGGCTTAGATAAGGAGTTAATAAAAAAGATGAGGGAAGAGTTCCTTTACTACTACCCAGTGGATTGGAGATGCTCAGCTAAGGATTTAATTCCTAATCATTTAACATTCTACATTTTCAACCATGTAGCCATCTTCCCAGAGGAGTTATGGCCAAGAGGAATAGTGGTTAATGGTTATGTTACAATTGAAGGAAAGAAGTTATCTAAGTCTAAAGGTCCATTACTCCCTGTCTTAGAGGTTGCTGAAACCTTTGGGGCTGATGTAGGAAGGTTTTATATAACAACTTGTGCAGAGCTTCCACAAGATGCTGATATCAAGTTTTCAGAGCTTGAAAAAACAAAGAGAGTTTTAGAAAGGCTATACAACTTTACAAAAGAAGTTATCAATATGAAAGACTCTGAAGAGAGAGAAATAGATAGATGGTTATTGAGTAAGCTAAACAGGGCTTTAAAAGATTACCACAAACTTATGGAAGAATTTGAGCTAAGAAAGGCTGGAATCTTATTGTCTCACTACTTACTTGATGAATATATACATTGGTACAGAAGAAGAGGAGGGAATAATAAAGAGCTACTACTAAATTACTGTGAAACCTTGGTTAAGATGTTTGCTCCATTCACCCCTCACTTAGCTGAAGAGCTATGGGAACTATTGGGAAAGAAAAACTTTATCTCCTTAGAAAGAATTCCTGAAGCTAAGGAAGAGCTAATAGATGATGAAATTGAATTTATTGAAGATTATCTTAAGAAGTTGATTGAAGATATAAGAGAGATTATAAAGATTACAAAGACTGAGCCAAGGAGAATTTATATTTATACAGCAGAGCCTTGGAAATGCCAAATATTAAAGATTATAAATGAAAATAAAGATAAGGATGCCAAGGAGATCATTAAGATGATCATGAAAGATCCTGAATTTAGGAAGTTTGGTAAGGAAGTGCCAAAGTTAGTTAATCATTTAATTAAGCTTAGAGCCTTAGACATAGATGAGGAAGAGGTGTTAAAGAAAAATAAAGAGTTCTTAGAAAAAGAGTTCAATGCTGAGATAATTATAAATGGAGAAGATAAAGCAAACAAGAAAAGAGTAGCCATCCCATTCAAGCCAGCTATATACTTAGAGTAA
- a CDS encoding ATP-dependent DNA helicase, which yields MNFLEFVSKKFPYSTIREPQKKMMLSIYNSIINRKHLIVEAPTGVGKTLAYLLPAIYFAEQGKRILILTETIDQQKRIFDELNRLNHNLKVSYLMGIRNYTCKTLNRKANRIFCKINYRCRYRPNKKPICFCGMRKIKVGSLYYCPLCVCEYKKCKLESLVSNIVVMNNTMFFYSKEDCRDFDIIIVDEAHKLEDSIRRALTIEINPDTLIERLKYMAFHYSPSVLRKRMTHDNVFDLLKNYLDGVDIDLYRRALIYDDGELDSFYNLTKSILSSILNAYYKLIKLKEKILEFEENEEIKEEIKFDLDFKDICLVELNFINKVKSSDLLFNEFFENISKLRLSDNYVLYRSGNSLIYEPVFVNNYLKTLYGNAVVIHCSATIGSFKSHAHRTGLEDANFLRLESPFPMDRREIIALKDGANMKYEVKDREKANEIILKMLEAINDNTLILFKSFEDLENFYNYLKLRIDKLNLRNKKIHVYERGMSGEEAKELQERFKKEGGILLATGRFSEGVDFPGETLVGVIIDSLPFPVPTPLLKKEREILMKRVGSWEAFLLTSFDRMAKTLVQMIGRLIRTEKDYGVVVIQDKRFYEWVGDTLRRRGYIRDYKVMSVGEAINYIPRFIKKYKNT from the coding sequence ATGAACTTTTTAGAGTTTGTTAGCAAAAAATTTCCATACTCAACTATAAGGGAGCCACAGAAGAAGATGATGCTTAGTATTTACAACTCTATAATTAATAGAAAGCATCTGATAGTTGAAGCTCCTACAGGGGTAGGAAAGACCTTAGCCTACTTACTCCCAGCTATATACTTTGCTGAGCAGGGAAAGAGAATTTTAATTCTAACTGAAACCATAGACCAGCAGAAGAGAATCTTTGATGAGTTGAATAGACTAAATCATAATTTAAAGGTTTCCTATTTAATGGGAATTAGGAATTATACATGTAAAACTCTGAATAGGAAAGCTAATAGGATATTTTGCAAAATAAACTATAGATGTAGATATAGACCAAATAAAAAACCTATCTGCTTCTGTGGGATGAGAAAAATTAAGGTTGGCTCTCTTTATTACTGTCCTCTGTGTGTCTGTGAATATAAAAAATGTAAGTTGGAGAGCTTAGTTTCTAATATAGTGGTTATGAATAACACTATGTTCTTCTACTCAAAAGAGGACTGTAGAGACTTTGACATTATCATAGTTGATGAAGCCCACAAGTTAGAGGATAGTATTAGAAGAGCCTTAACAATTGAGATAAATCCTGACACTTTGATAGAGAGATTAAAGTATATGGCCTTTCATTACTCTCCAAGTGTTTTAAGGAAGAGGATGACACATGATAATGTCTTTGATTTGTTAAAGAATTACTTAGATGGAGTAGATATAGATCTTTACAGAAGAGCTTTAATCTATGATGATGGAGAGCTTGACTCTTTTTACAACCTTACTAAATCAATTCTATCCTCTATTTTAAATGCATACTATAAACTAATAAAACTTAAAGAGAAAATTTTAGAGTTTGAGGAGAATGAAGAAATTAAAGAGGAGATAAAGTTTGATTTAGATTTTAAAGACATATGCTTAGTTGAGCTAAACTTTATAAATAAAGTTAAGAGCTCAGATCTTCTTTTTAATGAGTTCTTTGAGAATATTAGTAAATTAAGATTAAGTGATAACTATGTCCTTTATAGATCTGGGAACTCTTTAATTTATGAGCCTGTCTTTGTAAATAACTATTTAAAAACTTTGTATGGGAATGCTGTTGTTATCCACTGCTCTGCAACTATAGGAAGTTTTAAAAGCCATGCTCATAGAACAGGGTTGGAAGATGCTAACTTTTTAAGGTTGGAAAGTCCATTTCCAATGGATAGGAGAGAGATAATAGCTTTAAAAGATGGAGCCAATATGAAGTATGAGGTAAAGGATAGAGAGAAGGCAAATGAAATTATTTTAAAGATGTTGGAAGCTATAAATGACAATACTTTAATCCTCTTTAAGAGCTTTGAAGATCTTGAAAACTTCTATAACTATTTAAAATTAAGGATTGATAAGTTAAATCTAAGAAATAAAAAGATTCATGTTTATGAGAGAGGGATGAGTGGAGAAGAGGCTAAAGAGCTACAGGAGAGGTTTAAAAAAGAAGGGGGAATTTTGTTAGCAACAGGTAGATTTTCTGAAGGTGTCGATTTCCCAGGGGAAACATTGGTTGGGGTTATTATAGACTCTCTTCCCTTCCCAGTTCCAACCCCTTTACTAAAAAAAGAGAGAGAAATATTAATGAAAAGAGTAGGTAGTTGGGAAGCATTTCTATTAACTTCCTTTGACAGGATGGCTAAAACTCTTGTCCAGATGATAGGAAGGCTAATTAGAACAGAAAAGGATTATGGGGTTGTTGTTATCCAAGATAAAAGGTTTTATGAGTGGGTTGGAGACACTTTAAGAAGAAGAGGCTATATTAGGGATTATAAGGTTATGAGTGTAGGTGAAGCTATAAACTATATTCCAAGATTTATAAAGAAGTATAAAAATACATAA
- a CDS encoding MJ1255/VC2487 family glycosyltransferase translates to MKILISVCGEGFGHTTRCLAVGNALKDEFDIAYLAYGKSKDFIESYGFRVFETYPEIKLKGKDGKFDIKSTLFNKEHSPKKAIKREYEIIKKYQPDLIITDCKYSTAVVAKLLKIPVFCISNQNYTKYKIKTDILVYPTMAILNLINKRCEKFLVPDFPMPYTICQYNIKPISNLEYLGPLIRYDNVDNVDNDGYILSVIGGFEYRYKILESLAELAIKNDYHVKLVCGSYEVASRLRAKYSRKNIEIIPITKDMDELMRRASLIVSHGGHSTIMEALCFGKPLIVIPDMDHPEQCNNAKKVHELRCGISLSYKQLNQLERAIEEIESNKVYRKNANHMRELYECYNGKENIKRLIYQFFSNYGGEKFKVKIC, encoded by the coding sequence ATGAAGATACTTATCTCTGTATGTGGTGAGGGGTTTGGGCATACAACAAGATGTTTAGCTGTTGGTAATGCTCTAAAAGATGAGTTTGACATAGCATATTTAGCCTATGGGAAAAGTAAAGACTTCATAGAAAGCTATGGCTTCAGAGTTTTTGAAACCTATCCTGAAATTAAATTAAAAGGGAAAGATGGAAAGTTTGACATCAAATCAACCTTATTTAATAAAGAACATTCTCCAAAAAAAGCTATTAAGAGAGAGTATGAGATTATTAAAAAGTATCAGCCAGATTTAATAATAACTGATTGTAAATACAGTACAGCAGTGGTTGCCAAGCTATTAAAAATTCCAGTGTTCTGCATAAGTAATCAGAACTATACAAAGTATAAGATAAAGACTGATATCTTAGTTTATCCTACCATGGCCATCTTAAACTTAATAAATAAGAGATGTGAAAAGTTCTTAGTTCCAGACTTCCCTATGCCTTACACTATTTGCCAATACAATATAAAGCCTATATCTAACTTAGAATATTTAGGGCCTTTAATAAGATATGACAATGTTGATAATGTTGATAATGATGGCTATATTTTAAGTGTTATTGGTGGTTTTGAATACAGATATAAAATTTTAGAGAGCTTGGCTGAACTTGCTATAAAAAATGATTATCATGTTAAATTGGTTTGTGGAAGTTATGAGGTTGCAAGTAGGTTAAGAGCTAAGTATAGTAGAAAAAATATAGAAATAATTCCAATAACTAAAGATATGGATGAACTAATGAGAAGAGCTTCTCTTATAGTATCCCATGGAGGACACTCAACAATCATGGAAGCCCTCTGCTTTGGAAAGCCTTTAATTGTTATCCCAGATATGGATCATCCTGAGCAGTGTAATAATGCTAAGAAGGTTCATGAGCTAAGATGTGGAATCTCTCTAAGTTATAAACAACTAAATCAGTTGGAGAGAGCTATTGAGGAAATTGAGAGCAATAAAGTTTATAGAAAAAATGCTAACCACATGAGAGAGCTTTATGAATGCTACAATGGGAAAGAGAATATTAAGAGACTAATTTATCAGTTCTTCTCCAACTATGGAGGAGAGAAGTTTAAGGTGAAGATATGCTAA
- a CDS encoding DUF555 domain-containing protein, with amino-acid sequence MPNYHVTLQAAYIVRNIDDVEDAISVAISQIGKTLNKAGLNYVDIDIGLTVCPKCGELIDCVLVVARTALVGVLLSMKVFNAESEEHAIRIAKATIGKVLKDIPLEPVDVVKM; translated from the coding sequence ATGCCTAATTACCATGTAACCCTTCAAGCAGCTTACATTGTGAGAAATATAGATGATGTTGAAGATGCTATAAGTGTAGCCATCTCTCAGATAGGGAAGACATTAAACAAGGCTGGACTGAACTATGTTGATATTGATATAGGGTTAACTGTCTGTCCAAAGTGTGGAGAGCTTATAGACTGTGTCTTAGTTGTGGCAAGAACAGCCTTAGTAGGAGTTCTCTTATCTATGAAAGTGTTTAATGCTGAAAGTGAAGAGCATGCTATAAGGATAGCTAAGGCAACAATAGGGAAAGTCTTAAAAGATATTCCTTTAGAGCCTGTTGATGTTGTAAAAATGTAA